The following coding sequences are from one Amphiprion ocellaris isolate individual 3 ecotype Okinawa chromosome 19, ASM2253959v1, whole genome shotgun sequence window:
- the LOC111584897 gene encoding uncharacterized protein LOC111584897 — translation MHHLFTRGHLTASPVGVAAPRGTHHHFKTHQRLGTKEALAGEQRRTGSVSYYTGGKRRLALLRTALKSLYKSGKNVDFELKKLSFCLAPLRLQLRGCGWSLYAPKLWHTSRFGCIFEKRFCSNLVVSLTEQSHDVKFRSESRFCGETLRLPAGVLLLLTRKPNMNVSLFDVTQGALFNGSLAGTLATGNGTENVVTGDGGGSLVLLQDERKLFLMRVVQIAVLCVLSLTVMFGIFFLGCNLMIKSESMINFLVKDRRPSKDVETVMIGLS, via the coding sequence atgcATCATCTCTTCACCCGAGGCCACCTGACCGCCTCCCCGGTGGGAGTGGCAGCTCCACGGGGAACTCATCATCACTTTAAAACGCACCAGAGACTTGGCACAAAAGAAGCGCTCGCAGGCGAGCAGAGGCGCACGGGGAGTGTCTCTTATTACACCGGAGGGAAACGGCGTTTGGCACTTTTACGCACCGCCTTGAAGAGTCTCTATAAATCAGGTAAAAACGTGGACTTCGAGTTGAAGAAACTTAGTTTTTGTTTGGCACCGCTTCGGTTACAGCTCCGGGGATGCGGATGGAGTCTTTACGCACCAAAGCTGTGGCACACCTCGAGGTTTGGTTGTATATTTGAGAAGCGTTTTTGTTCCAATCTCGTCGTTTCTTTAACTGAACAGTCACATGACGTAAAGTTTCGCTCGGAGTCCAGGTTTTGCGGAGAGACTTTGCGCCTTCCAGCTGGAGTTTTGCTTCTGTTAACCCGCAAACCAAACATGAACGTTTCTCTCTTCGACGTGACGCAGGGCGCGCTGTTTAACGGGAGCCTCGCCGGGACTCTGGCCACCGGGAACGGCACCGAAAACGTGGTGACCGGCGACGGCGGCGGCTCCCTGGTGCTGCTGCAGGACGAGCGCAAACTGTTCTTGATGCGGGTGGTGCAGATCGCGGTGTTGTGCGTGCTGTCGCTCACCGTCATGTTCGGGATATTTTTCCTCGGCTGCAACCTGATGATCAAGTCGGAGAGCATGATTAACTTCCTGGTGAAGGACCGGAGACCCTCCAAAGACGTGGAAACGGTCATGATCGGGCTCAGCTAG